AGGTGCTGGCGCTGGACCCGGGCAACGGGATATCGGTGTTCGGCACGCTGTCCGGCCGGCTGCGTGAGGGCAAGGTGGTCTGTCTGGTGGCCGATCGCGACCTCACCTCCAGCGGCCTCGAGGTCGACTTCTTCGGCGCCCCGGCGCGCATGCCGGCCGGTCCGGCCGCGCTGTCCGTGGGCACCGGGGCAGCGCTGTTGCCGGTCACCCTCTGGTACGAGGACCGGGCCATGCGGTTGCACATCCACCCGCGCATTCCCCAGCCGACCGTGGGGTCGCGCAGTGAGCGGATCGCCGCGATGACCCAAGAACTGGCCGGGGTGTTCCAGGAGTCGATCACCGCACATCCGGCCGATTGGCACATGCTGCAACGGATCTGGGTCGAGGACCTGAGGCTGCGTCACCGCAGCGCGTCCCGGTAGGGCGGGCGTGCGCGTCGGTTTGGTCTGCCCCTACTCCTGGGACGTCCCGGGCGGGGTTCAGGCGCACATCCACGACTTGGCCCTGGCGCTGCTGGACCTGGGTCATCAGGTGTCGGTGTTGGCGCCCGTCGACGAGGATGCGGTCCCCGCCCTACCGGAGTGGGTGGTGCCCGCCGGGCGCGCGGTGCCGGTGCCGTTCAACGGTTCGGTGGCCCGGTTGGCGTTCGGACCGGTGACCAAGGCCCGGGTCCGGCGTTGGGTGCGCGACGGCAATTTCGACGTGCTGCACGTGCACGAGCCGACCGTGCCCAGCCTGTCGGTCTTGGCCTGTTGGGGTGCCACCGGCCCGATCGTAGGAACGTTCCACATGGCCAACGAACGCTCCCGCGCCATGGCCGCCGCGCACGCGGTGCTGCAACCGTTCCTGGAGAAGATCAATGCGCGGATCGCGGTCTCCGAGCCGGCCCGACGCACGCTGGTCGAGCATCTGGGCGGGGACGCGATTCTGATCCCGAACGGGGTCGCCGTGCACCGATTCGCGAGTGCCGAACCGTTGCCGGGCTGGCCCGCCCCGGGGAATGAGCACGGTGGTGGGGCGCTCGGTTTCCTCGGCCGTTTCGACGAACCGCGCAAGGGCTTCGACGTGCTGATCGCGGCGATGGAACGGCTGGTGGTCGACCGCCCGGGGTTGCGGTTGCTGGTGGCCGGGCCCGGGGAGCAGGAGACGGCGTTGGCCGCGATGTCCCCGGCGGTGCGCGAACGGGTCACCATGCTCGGGTTGGTCAGTGAGACCGACAAGGCGCGGATGTTGCGCTCGGTGGACCTCTACATCGCCCCGAACACCGGCGGGGAGAGCTTCGGGATCATCCTCACCGAGGCGATGGCCGCGGGCACCGCGGTGGTCGCCGCTGACCTGGACGCTTTCCGTCGGGTCCTGGACGACGGCGCGGTCGGCGCCCTGGTCGAGGTCGGCAACCCGGACGCGTTGGCGGTCGGCATCGGCGAGTTGTTGGATGATCCGCCACGCCGTGCCGCGCAGGCTGCGGCCGCTGCGGCCTCGGTGCGCCGGTACGACTGGGCGCAGGTCGCCGCAGACGTGGTGGCCGTCTACGAAACCGTGACAGCGGGTGCCGCCGGCGTTGCCGAGGACACCCGCGCGGGGCGGCTTGCCCGGCTGGTCGGCCTGGCCGGCGGCTGACCGACCGTGCTCGAGGTTGCCTCGTTCGTGCTGATCCTGCTGTTGGCCGGGTTCTACCTGAGCTGGACAGCCGGGCGCATCGACCAATTGCACCACCGCATCGAGGTGGGCCGCGCCGCGTTGGACGCCCAGCTCGTCCGGCGGTCCGCGGTGTCCATGGAGTTGGGCACCTGTGGGCTGCTCGACCCCGCTGCCGCGATGCTCATCGCCGCGGCTGCGCACGCGGCCCGCTCCTGCGCGGAGCAGGACCGGGAACTGGCCGAGTCCGATCTCTCCCGGGCATTGCGCGCCGCCCTGGACCAACCCGGCCAGGCCGCGGAGCTGCGGTCCGACCGGGGCGGGGAGGAGCTGCTCACCGAACTGGACG
The DNA window shown above is from Sporichthyaceae bacterium and carries:
- a CDS encoding glycosyltransferase family 4 protein; its protein translation is MRVGLVCPYSWDVPGGVQAHIHDLALALLDLGHQVSVLAPVDEDAVPALPEWVVPAGRAVPVPFNGSVARLAFGPVTKARVRRWVRDGNFDVLHVHEPTVPSLSVLACWGATGPIVGTFHMANERSRAMAAAHAVLQPFLEKINARIAVSEPARRTLVEHLGGDAILIPNGVAVHRFASAEPLPGWPAPGNEHGGGALGFLGRFDEPRKGFDVLIAAMERLVVDRPGLRLLVAGPGEQETALAAMSPAVRERVTMLGLVSETDKARMLRSVDLYIAPNTGGESFGIILTEAMAAGTAVVAADLDAFRRVLDDGAVGALVEVGNPDALAVGIGELLDDPPRRAAQAAAAAASVRRYDWAQVAADVVAVYETVTAGAAGVAEDTRAGRLARLVGLAGG